A DNA window from Microcystis aeruginosa NIES-843 contains the following coding sequences:
- a CDS encoding CU044_2847 family protein, with the protein MTRLVEFTSDEGTIYIEVDEKLPLPKPKPEDELISLTDEIAVKAAQSFEDALNGIKPVANAIINKVKSFNEPADQVEVKFGIKMTVGLGAIIASGSADVNYEITLKWDNKEKNKQSSTQ; encoded by the coding sequence ATGACTCGTTTAGTGGAATTTACCTCGGATGAGGGAACGATTTACATCGAGGTGGATGAAAAGTTACCCTTACCCAAACCGAAACCAGAAGATGAACTTATTAGTCTAACAGATGAAATAGCTGTTAAAGCCGCTCAGTCTTTTGAAGACGCATTAAATGGCATAAAACCGGTGGCAAATGCCATAATTAATAAGGTTAAAAGTTTCAATGAACCTGCTGATCAGGTAGAGGTCAAGTTTGGGATAAAAATGACTGTTGGTCTAGGGGCTATTATTGCATCTGGCAGCGCCGATGTTAATTATGAAATTACCCTGAAATGGGATAACAAGGAGAAAAATAAGCAATCATCTACTCAATGA
- the trpC gene encoding indole-3-glycerol phosphate synthase TrpC, with product MQIRRKHPNPAVKVESLSYVVKVPEAQPQNILEEIVWHKEIEVDKLRERLPLLELRQKIANTAPPCDFLAALKQGKTQPALIAEVKKASPSKGVILEDFDPVAIARTYEQGGATCLSVLTDSKFFQGSYENLTLVRQAVSLPLLCKEFILYPYQIYYARSKGADAVLLIAAILSDQDLAYFVKIVKGLGMTALVEVHSLAEFDRVLAIEGIELIGINNRNLETFTVDLDNTRQLLEARGEQVREKGILIVSESGLHTATDLAKVKQAGANAVLIGESLVKLPDPALGIQKLFENLG from the coding sequence ATGCAGATCCGAAGAAAACACCCCAATCCTGCCGTCAAAGTTGAGAGTTTGAGTTATGTGGTGAAAGTGCCAGAGGCACAACCGCAAAATATTTTAGAAGAAATCGTTTGGCATAAGGAGATAGAAGTCGATAAATTGCGCGAACGGTTGCCTTTATTGGAATTACGCCAAAAAATAGCCAATACTGCGCCACCTTGCGACTTTTTAGCCGCCTTAAAACAGGGTAAAACCCAACCCGCTTTGATTGCCGAAGTGAAAAAAGCTTCCCCTAGCAAGGGAGTTATCCTGGAAGATTTTGATCCTGTAGCGATCGCCCGTACCTATGAACAGGGAGGGGCCACTTGTTTATCGGTTTTAACCGATAGTAAGTTTTTTCAAGGTAGTTACGAAAATCTTACCCTCGTCCGGCAAGCGGTATCTTTACCCCTATTATGCAAGGAATTTATCCTTTATCCCTATCAAATCTACTACGCTCGCTCTAAAGGAGCCGATGCTGTCCTTTTAATTGCCGCTATTTTAAGCGATCAAGACTTAGCATATTTTGTCAAAATTGTCAAGGGTTTAGGGATGACAGCTTTGGTAGAGGTGCATAGTCTGGCTGAATTTGATCGAGTGTTAGCCATTGAGGGAATCGAACTAATCGGCATTAATAACCGCAATTTAGAGACATTTACAGTCGATTTAGACAATACTCGCCAATTACTAGAAGCCAGGGGCGAACAGGTGCGAGAAAAAGGTATTCTGATCGTCAGCGAATCGGGATTACACACAGCAACAGATCTGGCGAAAGTGAAGCAAGCGGGAGCAAATGCGGTTCTAATTGGCGAATCTTTGGTAAAACTGCCCGATCCTGCCCTCGGTATCCAAAAACTCTTTGAAAATCTCGGTTAG
- a CDS encoding pyridoxal-phosphate-dependent aminotransferase family protein codes for MENKNMLMIPGPTPVPEAVLLAMAKAPIGHRTGAFSKVIAELTENLKWLHQTSGDVLMLTASGTGAMEAGIINFLSPGDRVLVGDNGKFGERWAKVAKAYGLNVDVIKAEWGKPLDPEAFTAKLTEDKEKAIKAVIITHSETSTGVLNDLESINKAVKDHGEALIIVDAVTSLGAYHIPIDEWGLDVVGSGSQKGYMIPPGLGFVSVSQKAWKAYETAKLPRFYLDLGKYKKATDEDSSPFTPPVNLMYGLQASLQMMRREGLAAIFARHQRLTKMTRAGMRALDLPLYAADSWASTAITAVAPTLVDAEKIRSTLNKKFDIAVAGGQDHLKGKIFRIGHLGFASERDILTVIAAIEATLIELGVEGVTPGAGVAAAASVMVQG; via the coding sequence ATGGAAAATAAAAATATGTTGATGATTCCCGGCCCCACACCAGTGCCGGAAGCGGTATTATTGGCTATGGCTAAAGCACCGATAGGTCATCGGACGGGTGCTTTTAGCAAGGTAATCGCCGAATTAACCGAAAATCTTAAATGGTTGCATCAAACCAGTGGCGATGTCTTAATGCTAACTGCTTCGGGAACCGGTGCCATGGAAGCGGGAATTATTAATTTTCTCAGCCCCGGCGATCGAGTTTTGGTGGGGGATAATGGTAAATTTGGGGAACGTTGGGCGAAAGTGGCGAAAGCATACGGCTTAAATGTGGATGTCATTAAGGCAGAATGGGGTAAACCCCTAGATCCAGAGGCATTTACCGCTAAACTGACCGAAGACAAGGAAAAAGCCATCAAAGCGGTAATTATCACCCATTCGGAAACTTCCACCGGGGTTCTCAATGACTTGGAAAGCATTAACAAAGCGGTAAAAGACCACGGGGAAGCTTTAATCATCGTCGATGCTGTCACCAGTTTAGGAGCTTATCATATTCCCATCGATGAATGGGGTTTAGATGTGGTCGGTTCTGGTTCCCAGAAAGGTTATATGATTCCTCCCGGTTTAGGTTTTGTTTCCGTAAGTCAAAAAGCTTGGAAAGCCTACGAAACCGCCAAACTGCCCCGTTTTTATCTAGATTTGGGCAAATACAAAAAAGCCACCGATGAGGATAGTTCCCCCTTTACCCCTCCAGTTAACCTGATGTACGGTTTACAAGCTTCTCTGCAAATGATGAGAAGGGAGGGATTAGCGGCAATTTTCGCCCGTCACCAACGCTTAACGAAGATGACGCGGGCCGGTATGCGCGCCCTGGATTTGCCCCTCTACGCGGCGGATTCTTGGGCTTCCACGGCGATTACTGCGGTGGCCCCCACTCTGGTAGATGCGGAAAAAATTCGTTCGACTCTCAATAAAAAGTTCGACATCGCTGTGGCTGGTGGTCAGGATCACCTCAAGGGTAAAATCTTCCGTATCGGTCATTTAGGTTTTGCTAGTGAGAGGGATATCCTCACGGTTATCGCTGCCATTGAAGCGACTTTAATCGAGCTAGGTGTCGAAGGTGTCACCCCCGGCGCCGGTGTGGCTGCGGCGGCCTCGGTGATGGTGCAGGGTTAA
- a CDS encoding LysM peptidoglycan-binding domain-containing M23 family metallopeptidase, which translates to MVMGRRIKREKIWLSLTSTILFFCLGFLGLNQKLIFAQGSDNVCPLPILSRLQRHQIQAGETIASIAEKYALIPATIIKLNPTILKNGLAPVGKEIFIPPMNGIRIEAPRGSTWRDLEAAYGIRADILFELNGCGRRPTIVFIPGTNWSAAGKRSDYTGLSSYPLPFASTVGLAYGWQKSPTEQKNLFHSGIDLLADVGTPVLAAEDGLVIYVGQEGAYGNLVVINHLGRRQTRYAHLSRVTVRIDQRVRAGDVIGAVGTTGQPDIIPPHLHFEVRLDTPVGWTAQDPALHLPQIGPQSSQTKSCLKDIGE; encoded by the coding sequence ATGGTCATGGGTCGGAGAATCAAACGTGAGAAAATTTGGCTCAGTTTGACTAGCACAATTTTGTTTTTTTGTCTAGGTTTTTTGGGCTTAAATCAAAAATTAATTTTTGCCCAAGGGTCTGATAATGTTTGTCCCCTGCCGATTTTATCAAGGTTACAACGTCATCAAATCCAAGCGGGAGAAACGATCGCCTCCATCGCCGAAAAATACGCTCTTATCCCCGCAACGATAATTAAACTCAATCCGACTATTCTCAAAAATGGTCTGGCCCCCGTGGGGAAAGAAATCTTCATTCCCCCGATGAACGGCATTCGCATCGAAGCACCCCGGGGTTCCACTTGGCGCGATTTAGAAGCGGCCTATGGTATTCGTGCCGATATACTCTTTGAGCTTAACGGTTGTGGTCGCCGGCCGACAATAGTTTTTATCCCCGGCACCAATTGGTCCGCCGCCGGCAAGCGCTCGGACTATACTGGATTAAGTTCTTATCCCTTACCCTTTGCCAGCACTGTCGGATTAGCCTACGGTTGGCAAAAAAGCCCCACGGAACAGAAAAATCTCTTTCATAGTGGTATTGATCTTCTCGCAGATGTTGGTACACCAGTTCTAGCCGCCGAGGATGGTCTAGTGATTTATGTGGGTCAGGAAGGGGCCTATGGTAATTTGGTAGTAATTAATCATTTAGGTCGCCGGCAGACCCGTTATGCCCATTTAAGCAGGGTTACAGTCAGAATTGACCAACGGGTACGAGCAGGAGACGTTATCGGTGCGGTTGGCACCACGGGACAACCGGATATTATTCCCCCCCATCTTCATTTTGAGGTGCGCTTAGATACTCCCGTCGGTTGGACAGCGCAGGATCCGGCTTTGCATTTGCCCCAAATCGGCCCGCAATCAAGTCAGACTAAATCCTGTTTAAAAGATATAGGAGAGTGA
- a CDS encoding methyltransferase has translation MSLPELPLHLQLTQMISGYWLSQAIYAAAKLSLAEHLSKGAKSCQELASLTETNPAALYRLMRALASVGIFQETESQQFILTPLAEHLSSDHPRSVKATAIMLGEAPHYQAWGNVLHSIKTGQLSFDDVFGMGVFEYFQTHPLDAEIFEQSMNSFSFSEEKAILAVYNFSEFQTLVDVGGGYGEMLGTILEQYPHLKGILFDEDYVIYHCQPTLEKHGILARCQTFGGNFFESVPPGGDGYLLKHIIHDWDDRRAIAILKNCCEGLDSNGKVLVMEMVVPSGNKPSSAKMLDMNMLVMCPGCKERTAKEFEELLSQAGLKLNRIIPTKEDIFIIECLKK, from the coding sequence ATGTCCTTACCTGAACTCCCTCTTCATCTTCAATTAACCCAAATGATTTCGGGTTACTGGCTATCTCAAGCTATCTATGCTGCGGCTAAATTGAGTCTAGCCGAGCATTTAAGCAAGGGAGCGAAATCTTGTCAAGAGTTAGCCTCCCTAACTGAGACCAATCCTGCTGCTTTATACCGACTGATGAGAGCATTAGCTAGTGTGGGAATTTTTCAAGAAACTGAATCTCAACAGTTTATACTCACTCCCTTAGCCGAACATTTATCTAGTGACCATCCCCGGTCAGTAAAAGCGACAGCGATTATGTTAGGAGAGGCCCCCCATTATCAAGCATGGGGAAATGTGTTACATAGTATTAAAACGGGACAACTATCCTTTGATGATGTCTTTGGGATGGGGGTCTTTGAATATTTTCAAACTCATCCGCTGGATGCAGAGATTTTTGAACAGTCGATGAATAGTTTTTCTTTTTCGGAGGAGAAGGCTATTTTAGCTGTGTATAATTTCTCTGAATTTCAAACCCTAGTAGATGTAGGTGGGGGATACGGTGAGATGTTGGGGACAATCTTAGAGCAATATCCCCACCTAAAAGGGATTCTTTTTGATGAAGACTATGTAATTTATCATTGTCAACCCACTTTAGAAAAACACGGCATTCTCGCTCGTTGTCAAACCTTTGGAGGTAATTTTTTTGAATCCGTACCGCCAGGAGGAGATGGCTATTTATTAAAACATATTATTCACGATTGGGATGATCGACGGGCAATTGCCATTTTGAAAAATTGTTGTGAAGGCTTAGATAGCAACGGTAAAGTCTTAGTAATGGAAATGGTTGTTCCTTCGGGTAATAAGCCTTCGTCTGCTAAAATGTTAGACATGAATATGTTAGTTATGTGTCCGGGATGTAAAGAAAGAACCGCAAAAGAATTTGAGGAATTGTTAAGTCAAGCGGGTTTAAAATTAAATCGAATTATTCCGACTAAAGAAGATATTTTTATTATTGAATGCCTGAAAAAATAA
- a CDS encoding helix-turn-helix domain-containing protein, whose translation MFATDKYLELLKQYPPRPIHDEEDLEMMQEVINRLLDKPQLTAEEREYLNVLGALIYEYEENQEPIPDIYGLELLKFILEEKKLQKQDLLSIFESKSTLDDILDGQQELTPIYIQKLANFLNISPDLFFPS comes from the coding sequence ATGTTTGCCACTGATAAATACTTAGAATTATTAAAGCAATACCCTCCTCGTCCTATTCACGATGAGGAAGACTTAGAAATGATGCAGGAGGTTATTAATCGCCTGTTAGACAAACCCCAATTAACGGCAGAAGAAAGGGAATATCTAAATGTTTTAGGGGCTTTAATTTATGAGTATGAGGAAAATCAAGAGCCAATACCTGATATTTATGGACTTGAATTGTTGAAATTCATATTAGAGGAAAAAAAACTACAAAAGCAAGATTTGCTATCTATTTTTGAAAGCAAGTCAACCCTGGATGATATTCTTGATGGCCAACAAGAGTTAACTCCTATCTATATTCAAAAATTAGCCAATTTTTTAAATATATCTCCTGATTTATTTTTTCCTAGTTAG
- a CDS encoding IS4 family transposase: MEKWAAQELQYADLGDTRRKKRLISIVENLASQPSTSVPQASGNLAAASATYDFWNSPYFHPSDIIAAQAKSTVERIKEHPIVLAVQDTTSLDFTTQKAKKGMGYLDYKKSFGLKVHTTLGVSPVGIPLGLINQYVWAREEKNLGIAKQRKKRETQEKESQRWLDSLSETQQQIPEDIQVVTIGDCEADIFDLFAQSRSPNSHLLIRGTHNRKVNYLEDKQRSGHSEPKYLHQSIREIKACGTLDVQVKRNPNHEARLAKLTVRFASFEIQVPSHHSKATPRQPVKLQVILAEEENPHSGVNPISWLLLTSLDISSFESAITCVRWYSYRWLIERYHFVLKSGCGLEKLQLETGRRIEMALATYSIVAWRLLWLTYQARLHGEESCESFLEEHEWQSLCATIHKKSPPPEKPPSFREAVRMIASLGGFLGRKGDGEPGVKTIWLGLRRLHDISQTWKLSHQISPPIEPP; the protein is encoded by the coding sequence ATGGAGAAATGGGCAGCCCAAGAATTACAGTATGCAGACCTAGGGGACACCAGAAGAAAGAAAAGGTTAATCAGTATCGTGGAAAACTTGGCCAGTCAACCTAGTACAAGTGTGCCACAAGCTTCAGGAAATCTAGCCGCAGCGAGTGCCACCTACGACTTTTGGAATTCCCCCTATTTTCACCCCTCAGATATAATTGCCGCCCAGGCCAAAAGTACAGTAGAAAGAATCAAAGAACATCCAATAGTTTTGGCAGTGCAAGACACAACAAGTTTAGACTTTACGACGCAAAAAGCCAAAAAAGGCATGGGTTATCTAGATTATAAAAAATCCTTTGGTCTCAAAGTTCATACCACCTTAGGAGTGTCCCCAGTCGGAATACCTTTAGGACTGATTAATCAATATGTCTGGGCAAGAGAAGAAAAGAATTTAGGGATTGCCAAGCAACGCAAAAAAAGAGAAACCCAAGAAAAAGAAAGTCAAAGATGGTTAGATTCTTTGTCAGAAACACAACAACAGATACCCGAAGATATTCAAGTAGTAACAATCGGAGATTGTGAGGCAGACATATTTGATTTATTTGCCCAATCAAGAAGTCCTAACTCTCATTTATTAATTCGAGGAACTCATAACCGAAAAGTTAACTATCTCGAAGACAAGCAAAGGTCAGGGCATTCAGAGCCTAAATATTTACATCAATCCATCAGAGAAATAAAAGCCTGTGGGACCTTAGATGTGCAAGTAAAACGCAATCCTAATCACGAGGCTAGACTAGCTAAACTAACAGTTAGATTTGCCAGTTTTGAAATACAAGTACCTAGCCATCACTCCAAGGCGACCCCTCGTCAACCGGTCAAATTACAGGTAATTTTAGCTGAAGAAGAAAATCCGCATAGCGGAGTTAATCCTATCAGTTGGCTGCTCTTAACTAGCCTAGACATTAGTAGCTTTGAATCAGCGATAACCTGTGTGCGCTGGTATAGTTATCGCTGGTTAATAGAACGCTATCATTTTGTTTTAAAAAGTGGTTGTGGATTAGAAAAACTGCAATTAGAAACGGGTAGGAGAATTGAGATGGCCTTAGCTACCTATTCAATTGTAGCTTGGAGATTACTTTGGTTAACCTATCAAGCACGCTTACACGGAGAGGAGAGTTGTGAAAGTTTTTTGGAAGAACATGAATGGCAATCTTTGTGTGCCACTATTCATAAAAAGAGTCCGCCACCTGAAAAGCCGCCCTCCTTTCGAGAAGCGGTCAGAATGATTGCTTCTCTTGGGGGGTTTTTAGGTAGAAAAGGTGACGGTGAACCTGGTGTTAAAACTATTTGGTTGGGACTGCGAAGGTTACATGATATCAGCCAGACTTGGAAACTATCTCATCAAATTAGTCCCCCTATAGAACCCCCTTGA
- a CDS encoding DUF3288 family protein, which produces MASKNQEQQHPQERLDRPIVDQLLQSEPNDLNLAECARLRIRYQNFPGAREIQRDLDLILEKWQLDEASLWAKTRPLHSHGQVYQIRQTEEQQDWS; this is translated from the coding sequence ATGGCTAGTAAAAATCAAGAACAACAACATCCACAGGAAAGACTCGATCGCCCGATTGTTGATCAGCTACTGCAATCAGAACCCAATGATTTAAACTTAGCTGAATGCGCTCGTTTACGCATACGTTATCAAAACTTTCCGGGGGCAAGAGAAATCCAAAGAGATTTAGATTTAATCCTAGAAAAATGGCAGTTAGATGAAGCTAGTTTATGGGCAAAAACTCGACCACTGCACAGTCACGGACAAGTGTATCAAATTCGCCAAACCGAGGAGCAACAGGATTGGAGTTAA
- a CDS encoding 2OG-Fe(II) oxygenase has protein sequence MTTDFIEIYERALRRELCEEIRHRFEASNRKSDGRIGHGVDKSKKNSTDITITGLSEWSDLHSQILDSTLRHLMLYIRKYPYLITSAFALSLQEPATGLVRPLTASDVGAASDLELGEYLFRVFRPGAINVQKYSKSLGGYYYWHSEIYPRDPAAETLHRVLLFMFYLNDVERGGETEFLYQERKLKPTSGTMVIAPAGFTHTHRGNVPESHDKYILTSWILFNRAEQLYPRKPNPA, from the coding sequence ATGACAACTGACTTTATCGAGATCTACGAACGTGCTTTACGTCGAGAATTGTGCGAAGAGATCAGGCATCGTTTCGAAGCCAGCAACCGCAAGTCGGATGGACGGATCGGTCATGGAGTCGACAAATCTAAGAAGAACAGCACCGACATCACCATCACAGGCCTCTCCGAGTGGAGCGATTTGCACAGTCAGATACTCGACAGCACACTGCGTCACCTGATGTTGTACATTCGCAAGTATCCATATCTGATCACGAGTGCGTTTGCATTGAGCTTGCAAGAGCCGGCTACCGGACTGGTCAGACCGTTAACAGCTTCGGATGTTGGGGCGGCATCGGACCTAGAACTCGGCGAGTATTTGTTCAGAGTGTTTCGACCGGGAGCGATCAACGTTCAGAAATACTCGAAGAGTCTCGGTGGTTACTACTACTGGCATTCGGAAATCTATCCTCGCGACCCAGCTGCTGAGACGCTCCATCGCGTCCTTTTGTTTATGTTCTATCTGAACGATGTAGAGCGCGGTGGTGAGACGGAGTTCTTGTACCAAGAACGGAAGCTCAAGCCGACCTCTGGGACGATGGTGATCGCTCCCGCCGGTTTTACCCACACCCATCGCGGCAATGTGCCCGAGTCGCACGACAAGTACATTCTGACCAGCTGGATCTTGTTCAACCGCGCCGAGCAGCTCTATCCTCGCAAACCCAATCCTGCGTGA
- a CDS encoding homoserine dehydrogenase: MTFKIGLLGFGVVGTGTAKILLDPFGRHPVLKEITIGRVGVRSLDKPREIELSPQLLTTDLESIVTDPEIDIIVELLGGLEPARSLILKAIASGKHVVTANKAVIARFGDEIYAKANEKGVYVLLEAAVGGGIPVIKPLKQSLGANRISSIMGIVNGTTNYILTEMSQKGADFSEVLAKAQELGYAEADPTADVDGFDAADKIAILASLGFGGRVKREDVYCEGIRQVSAVDIAYADRLGFVIKLLAIAKDTVKEDSDTLELRVHPTLVPKTHPLANANGVYNAILVEGEPLGQVMFYGPGAGSGPTASAVVSDVMNIVGILKSSGKTKELDPLLSCIHQHYCQIAPMEDLSTRFYARFLCRDVPGVIGHLGMAFGDHGVSLESVVQIGIRGDLAEIVVVTHDVREGNFRNALAAIESLEAIDSIPSILRVL, encoded by the coding sequence GTGACCTTTAAGATTGGTTTACTCGGTTTCGGGGTTGTGGGGACGGGAACAGCGAAAATCCTCCTCGATCCTTTTGGTCGTCATCCCGTACTCAAAGAGATTACCATTGGACGAGTGGGAGTTAGATCCCTAGATAAACCGAGAGAAATCGAGCTTTCTCCCCAGCTGTTGACCACTGACCTAGAATCGATCGTTACTGACCCCGAAATTGATATTATTGTCGAATTATTGGGGGGTTTGGAACCAGCACGCTCTTTAATTCTCAAGGCAATCGCATCGGGAAAGCACGTTGTTACGGCAAATAAAGCGGTTATTGCCCGTTTTGGCGATGAAATCTACGCCAAAGCTAACGAAAAGGGGGTTTATGTCCTTCTAGAAGCGGCCGTGGGTGGTGGAATTCCCGTCATTAAACCCTTAAAACAATCCCTCGGCGCTAATCGCATCAGCAGCATCATGGGAATTGTCAACGGCACAACTAACTATATTCTCACGGAAATGAGCCAAAAAGGGGCAGATTTTAGTGAAGTTCTGGCCAAAGCTCAGGAATTAGGCTATGCAGAAGCGGACCCCACTGCGGACGTGGATGGATTCGATGCGGCCGATAAAATTGCCATTTTAGCTTCTTTGGGTTTTGGAGGTCGGGTAAAACGGGAAGATGTTTACTGTGAAGGTATCCGACAAGTTAGCGCCGTCGATATCGCCTACGCTGATAGACTGGGATTTGTGATTAAATTATTAGCGATCGCAAAAGATACGGTTAAGGAGGATTCCGATACCCTAGAGTTGCGGGTTCATCCGACCCTAGTACCGAAAACCCATCCCCTCGCTAATGCTAACGGAGTCTATAACGCTATTCTCGTCGAGGGGGAACCCTTGGGCCAAGTGATGTTTTATGGACCCGGTGCCGGTAGCGGACCGACGGCCAGCGCGGTAGTATCGGATGTGATGAATATCGTCGGAATTTTAAAAAGTAGTGGCAAAACCAAGGAACTTGACCCGCTTTTAAGCTGTATTCACCAGCATTATTGTCAAATCGCCCCCATGGAGGATTTGTCGACCCGTTTTTATGCTCGTTTTCTCTGTCGCGATGTGCCGGGGGTAATCGGTCATTTAGGTATGGCTTTCGGCGACCATGGGGTTAGCCTAGAATCCGTGGTACAAATTGGTATTAGGGGTGATTTAGCCGAAATTGTCGTTGTCACCCACGATGTGCGCGAGGGCAATTTCCGCAACGCTTTGGCAGCAATAGAGTCTTTAGAAGCTATTGACAGTATTCCTAGTATTCTCCGGGTTTTGTAA
- a CDS encoding glycosyltransferase: protein MRNLYFLLPGTTSPFGGGGLWAEMKTVNLASQICSAQIVTYRQKELNYLFLEDILAKISSDDSIFVVSWGFDVPKLVQRLRSHNIIYHAHSTGYGFRLPSQIPIITVSRHTMGYWGEKAPNALIYYLPNQIGSEFLNLGLERDIDVLVQGRKSSKYLLNRLVPALRPHCRVKVLDSYVEDLVGLFNRSRVYLYDSAEYWAVNGLTEGFGLPPLEALACGCTVFSSVNSALADYLDPGFNCQKIGAYSSQYDLERILNYVRNFPVNSLQANFLDDYNPEKLLPRFETILREINDFFDIKKRYPADIEGLEPLRLKKLWIQSSLAKLKKKLFK from the coding sequence ATGAGAAATCTCTATTTTCTTTTGCCCGGTACTACTTCTCCTTTTGGTGGGGGTGGACTGTGGGCAGAAATGAAAACCGTCAATTTGGCTAGTCAAATTTGTAGCGCCCAGATTGTGACTTATCGTCAAAAAGAGTTAAATTATCTTTTTTTAGAGGATATACTCGCGAAAATAAGCTCGGATGACAGTATTTTTGTGGTTAGCTGGGGTTTTGATGTTCCTAAATTGGTGCAAAGATTGCGATCGCATAATATCATTTATCATGCCCATAGTACAGGTTACGGCTTTCGTTTACCCTCCCAAATACCAATTATCACCGTTAGCCGCCATACTATGGGTTATTGGGGAGAAAAGGCTCCTAATGCTTTAATTTACTATCTTCCTAATCAAATTGGCTCAGAATTTCTCAATTTAGGCTTAGAAAGAGATATCGATGTCCTAGTACAGGGGCGCAAATCCTCAAAGTATCTTCTCAATCGTCTAGTTCCCGCCCTCCGTCCCCACTGCCGCGTTAAGGTTTTAGATAGCTATGTGGAGGATTTAGTGGGATTATTCAATCGCAGTCGGGTTTATCTCTACGATTCGGCTGAATATTGGGCTGTAAACGGTTTAACGGAGGGTTTTGGCTTACCGCCCCTGGAAGCTTTAGCCTGTGGTTGTACGGTATTTTCTAGTGTTAATAGCGCCCTAGCCGATTATCTCGATCCCGGTTTCAATTGTCAAAAAATCGGGGCTTATTCCAGTCAATACGATCTGGAACGTATTCTTAATTATGTCCGGAATTTTCCCGTTAATTCTTTACAGGCTAATTTTCTCGATGATTATAATCCCGAAAAATTACTACCACGTTTTGAAACAATTTTAAGAGAAATTAATGATTTCTTTGATATTAAAAAACGCTATCCGGCTGATATAGAAGGTTTAGAACCCCTGCGACTTAAAAAATTATGGATACAGAGTTCCCTCGCTAAACTTAAGAAAAAACTGTTTAAGTAG
- a CDS encoding Npun_R2821/Npun_R2822 family protein — protein MKRGIYITANDRVIEQAIALMNSIRLYDPDSPVILIPYDNNYQKIADLLAEKYGVILYPDLQLVEELAQKIYDIFGEKFFARPNQFRKQVCWFGELDQFLYIDTDIVVFEKIIDNLNFLDTYDFLCCDYQHKKGITDVFNPLVLEQGIFTENDLTGMFNGGFWASKKNLFSEQDLYSAFQECAAHPEYFDFSQKTSDQPIINYTILKRVPNRFNIVRAPGCQAGNWGGSSHFQRQGNILIDPRLNQPLKYLHWAGIRIEPGCPYWDIWKYYRYLDDPNPPADPPASKPKNPFQRLLDKIKL, from the coding sequence ATGAAGCGAGGAATTTACATTACCGCTAATGATCGAGTTATCGAGCAGGCGATCGCATTAATGAATAGTATTCGTTTGTACGATCCCGATTCTCCCGTTATCTTGATTCCCTACGACAATAATTATCAAAAAATTGCCGATTTATTAGCAGAAAAATATGGCGTTATTCTCTATCCAGATCTGCAATTAGTGGAAGAATTGGCACAGAAAATCTATGATATTTTTGGAGAAAAATTCTTTGCTCGTCCCAATCAATTTCGCAAGCAGGTGTGTTGGTTTGGAGAACTAGATCAATTTCTTTATATCGATACCGATATCGTAGTTTTTGAAAAAATAATAGATAATCTAAATTTCCTCGATACCTACGATTTTCTCTGCTGTGATTACCAACACAAAAAAGGGATTACTGATGTCTTTAATCCGCTTGTTTTAGAACAGGGAATCTTCACAGAAAATGATCTAACAGGGATGTTTAACGGTGGTTTTTGGGCTAGTAAAAAGAATCTGTTCTCAGAACAGGACTTATATAGTGCTTTTCAAGAATGTGCCGCTCATCCAGAATATTTTGATTTTTCTCAAAAAACCTCCGATCAACCGATTATTAATTATACCATTCTCAAACGAGTTCCCAATCGATTTAATATTGTCCGCGCTCCGGGTTGTCAAGCGGGAAATTGGGGGGGAAGTTCTCATTTTCAACGTCAGGGGAATATTTTAATCGATCCGAGATTAAATCAGCCCTTAAAATATTTACATTGGGCAGGAATTCGCATTGAACCGGGTTGTCCCTACTGGGATATCTGGAAATATTATCGTTATCTAGATGATCCTAATCCCCCCGCAGATCCGCCAGCAAGCAAACCAAAAAATCCTTTTCAGAGATTATTAGATAAAATCAAATTATAG